One Rhinoderma darwinii isolate aRhiDar2 chromosome 6, aRhiDar2.hap1, whole genome shotgun sequence DNA window includes the following coding sequences:
- the LOC142656381 gene encoding hemoglobin subunit alpha-3-like: protein MTLSASERALILSLWPKIAPQVNDLGGEALDRMFLSFPQTKTYFSHFDLSQGSADIKNHGGKVLNALGNAANHLDDLDATLSNLSDLHAYNLRVDPGNFELLNHTIQVVLAIHFPQEFSAEAQAAWDKFISEVSTVLTSKYR, encoded by the exons ATGACTCTGTCTGCAAGCGAGAGGGCTCTTATCCTATCCCTATGGCCGAAGATTGCTCCTCAAGTCAATGATCTAGGTGGTGAGGCTTTGGATAG gatgTTTCTGAGCTTCCCTCAGACCAAAACCTACTTTTCCCACTTTGACTTGTCCCAAGGATCTGCTGACATCAAGAACCATGGTGGAAAGGTCTTGAATGCTCTTGGAAATGCTGCCAATCATCTGGATGACCTTGATGCCACCCTATCCAACCTCAGCGACCTCCATGCCTATAACCTGAGAGTGGACCCTGGAAACTTTGAG CTGCTGAATCACACAATCCAGGTCGTCTTGGCTATTCACTTCCCACAAGAATTCAGTGCTGAAGCCCAGGCTGCTTGGGACAAATTCATTTCTGAGGTCTCCACCGTCCTGACCTCCAAGTACAGATAA